AGATGAATCAAAGTGGTATACTAAAAATTACTCACAAGGTGAGAGTCAAATTTTCCATAGAAAACTATATGGACACATTGGAGTGTGATGTGGCACCCTTGAGTGTATATCATTTGTTGTTAGAGAGATCATGGCAGTTTGATGTTGATGAAGGACAGTGTTATTAAGGCTCATGTGTTCCCATCtatgaggaagaagaaagagatgcCGAACGATAACCTAAAGCCGAGGACGGCTTTGCTTCAAGAGGGGGAGAATGAGGTGACCATACCTGCTCAAATAATTGTAGCTAGTGTATCTAGTGATGctctaaaaattgataaaactACAGTTAATATTTCTAAAGATGTGCAAATTATTGTTTCTAAAAATCCTTGCAAGGATTCAAACTTGCAGCTACTACTGTCACTCAAGATGTTCCTATAGTAGCCTCTACTCTTTCTGAAATTGCATGTAAGGATCCGAGTAAATTTTACTTTCAGCTTGTTCCACCTCTGATTTATTGAAGCAAGAGATGATGAAGGGAGAAAAcatatatacttaaaaaaagGTTGAGGTCTTCCCTGCATCAAAGGAGTTATCCGAGAATATCTCAAAGCCGAGGACGACTTTGTTTCAAGGGGAGAGAATGAGGAGCTATGTTAATAATACGCAATGCCAGGATATTCATATTGGTGTTGCACTCCTCaagaaagaggagaagaaatCTTCAACCATTCAGATGGTGCATTTTCATGTGAACTGAATCAAAATATGACAGAGATTTCTTTAGCTACGACAGTGCATTACAGGGCAGCCGTTTCTGTTATGGACTGTATAATATTTGTTGGAGAAAATTTGCGCAAGAAGAAGGGccataaagaaaagaaactgAGTCCATATTTGCTTATTGGCAAAACCTGACATGATTAACATTTTTGCTggaatattttaatatttcctTATACATGAGTCTATTGGTGACATGGGCCATGAACTGCGGGCGCGAGATCCATCAGCTTCACCAGCCATGGGGAAGGGGAAGTCGAGGAGCTCCAAGGTGCGGAGCCGAAGAAGGCGCCGAAGCTGGACACTGCCTTCACCTGCCCGTTCTGCAACCACCCCCGCAGCGTGGAATGCCGCATCGACCTCGAGGTCTGGCTGGCCGAGGCGTCGTGTGGCATCTGAAAGGTGGGCTCCAGCACCAGCGCCAACGCGCTCACGGAGCCCGTCGACGTCCGCAGCGAGTGGATCGACGCGTGCGAGAGCGCCAACAAAGGTGTCGTCGCCCAGCCGCGCCGGGGCTACGCAAGCGACGGCGACGACTATGTGTGATCGTGTCGTGCACAGATAGGTTATACGTCGATCCGGAGCTCGCTCGGGCTACCTTGCAGAGCTGCATGCCTGGTTGATTCGTCGTTGTAGCGCAAGTGTTCATCGTTCGGGAGCCAATGCTTGCCCTTTAGTTGAGTTCCGACCTTTCCTTATTATTGCAGGGCAAGAAGGAACGGACATGTAATTCTTTTTGTCGTATCATACGAAGCTGAGAGAGACAATGCTTGCCCTTTAGTTGTGTTCTgatctttctttatttttgctttgAGAGAGTTGAGCTCTTGCTGAATTCAGCAGCTGGTTGATGACAAGTAATCCTTCCATCTGTTACGAAGAAGCTTTCGGCTGTTCTTCAGATACTGCAGGGCAGAATAGCGAAGGAGCACGGGGCCGTCGCGGTTTCGAGCCATCGAATCGACCGACCGCGTTCCGGGGCGCCGGGAGCGGGCGCAGGCCACGAAAAGGGGCGTCCGGTTTGGGCCGAGGCACTGGGTAGGCGCCAGGTGGGCTTGATAGCCGTGTTGATTTGTAACAATACGGCCCAAAATGGAAGCCGAATTCTGAACGCAAACAAAAAACATTTTCCCCtcaaaatgaaaacaaaaaacGTTTTTCTTATATGGTTGCAAGTTGGTGGCCAATGTATTGTGATCGTGAGCCGTATTTAGCTGTGGACAAAACCTGTTTTGCTGTATGATTGTACTTGTACAAGCAAGGAGCAGGTTATCACAGGGTTGACCAATAATTACAGTCTACTTCTTCATCTCTTAAGAAAGAAAATATACTATTGAATTTATACATGACCTTTTTCAACATAATTGCAGAAAATATATCAAGAAACAGTGAGTTGATATAACTCTGTGCAGAGCTTCAGCATACAAATGATAGTCATGATTTCAGTTCATGACTGAAACCCAAGTTCAGAAAACACTGACTGCAATATTTGATCTATCAGCACTTCAGCAGCTAGGTACCGAGAAAACAAGCAACATGTATTGTTATTATCACCCAGTACAGATGAATATGGAAACTGCAACCAATGTCGCGGCGTAAAACCGTTCAGTATCATTTCCGCATAACGCTTTCAACAGTTTGAAAGGTCTGAAACTGAAAGACCGAAACAATCAGCTTCCTGTCAGGAGAATGCATCGAACCTAACTGCCAGGAACAGAAGATATGCTGAGTTTTCTGAAACTATCCGAACAACAAGAAGGACAACCAGTTCTCATGTCCCTGTATCTGAAGCAGCAATACATTTGATTTCTGAGGAGATGAATTGTGATGTTGTTGTCAGAAGTCCTGCTCTTGTATTCCTCTACGGCGCATCAACATCTGGGTACCGCAACTCCTCAGCAGCTGAATTCGCAAAGGAGCAGGTCAAACAACGAGACAGTTAAGCAGAGCAACTGTTGCGGCAGTTCAAAATAAGATATTAAGTAACAAAATCAACAGTGTAGGCTTAAATTTCTGAAGTAGGAATCTGAGTATTGGCACAATTGGGAAATCCAATAATTTCTATATTCGAACTATTTTAGCATCTTGGAAAAAGACTGCAGAATCCCAAGAGGAATTGTAAATACAGTAGACCTTAAATAATTTCTATCCACCTGACTCTGCTTATCTACAGCTTGTTTCAGATTATTCCTAACTCCTAACTAACCAAACAAAGCATaccattttatttttcaaacaCAAGCCGGAGCACATGACTAAATAAAAACCCATAAAGAGTCGTTTCCACGAAAAACAAGAACCCAAGAATAGGCTACCACAGAAGGTCTCTGAACATCTGATATGGTACACACTACACAGTAGTTATTACCATCAGTATGATACTATGATCTACTGAACATCTGGCATGCAGCAACAAGTTTACTAATTTCTCACAGCGAATTCAAAACTACAGAACTGCTACATCGTATTCAAGTTAGTGTATGAGCAATACTATGATCTAATGaacacctcccccccccccccccctattcgGTAGCCTATTCTTGGGAAAACTACCGAACACTTTTCatgagaaaagaagaagataacAGGTGCTGCACAGACTACTGAAAAAACTGCAAAGTTCTCACCTTGTGACCCGGTGTTGAGGACAAAGATGTCCATGGGCTCCTCGCTGCAAGGAAGGTTGCCCAGCAGAGGGGTCAGCCGACCGTAGAAGCCGGGCTTCACGCACACCGTTATGGTGAAGATGAAGGCTGCGTTCAGACGGTGCCCCAGCTCGCTCCTCAGGAGGAACACGGACCGGCCGTTGAATTGGAACGTGGCCCAGCCGAGGGGGTTGAAGTTCCCGAGATCGTCCGCCCGCACGAACCTGATTATCCGCCGCCACTCTACCACGGGCTCGGCGCGCCGCCAGAACAGGCCGCCGTGGCCTCCTTGATTCTGCTGCAATGGAACACTGGTCTTTAGGAAACCAGAACACAGGTAGACAACATTGGTAACTGAATGAACAAATCTGAATACGCATCTTAACGGGGACAAAATGTGCAGACAAGAAAATAAAACCATTCTTAATCGTGATCTGGCAAGAAATGAGCATGAACCATGAACTGCAAAAGCTGCATGCTTATAGAACACCATGATCTGACGCCGGTAAACGAATGACAGATAGAAATTCAGAAAGCAATCATATATTTGAGAAGGTTTTCGAACAAGAGTCCCAAAATTAAGTTCTAGAATAGACAAGAAATCTTGGGTAACTAGTGCGATCGTCAGATTTGGCATTTCTAGCAAAAGTTGACTCGAAAGTTCACGGAATTGATAGATTCCAAGAATCCTGCTCCGCCCAAATCAGTGCAAGGTGTTCCAAGGAGAGGGGATGGCGAGCTCACCAGAAATGGCGGCAGAAGGAGTGGCGGCGGTCTCAGTGGGATGGCCTCGACCACCCAATGCATCATCGTGCACAGGTTGGCGTAGTCGTCGACGGTGACGCCAGTGTACCACGGGCGGTACCTGCCGTTGGCGCGGAGGAGGCGGTTGGTGACGTGGCGCAAGACGATGTCGTCCTCGTCCCCGTCCTCCGCCCTCACGGCCTTCCACCTGATGGCGTCCACCTCCGGCACGTCGTGGTCCCTCGCGTGGACGCGTTGGCCGAGGTGGccgggcggcgccggcgcgaaCGAGGCCGCAAGGTACCGGCCGTAGGCGGCGCCCTGGAGGAGGACGTACGTGGTGCCGTCGCGCACGATCCGCTCCACCCGCCACGCCGCGTTCAGCGTCGcgcgggcggcgcggcgcgggctCAGGGAGACGCCCGCCCCGTCCTCGTCGGCGTGGAGGTACATACCGCGCACGCTGCTCCGCAGCCGCACGTAGTCCCCGTCGGGGAAGAACTCCATCGCCGCCGCGCGccggtgctgctgctgcgggaGCGGAGGCGGACGGTGGCGAGCGAGcgggtttcttggtttcttagCGTTGTGGGCAGGGGGGGGAGAGGAGCAGACGGAAGCAGAGCAGGTGTTGGTTGCGACAGTTACGTTTGGGCGCCACCGCAAGGGCCCAAGGCATTTCAAGGCGGCGCCTCCTGGACTGGCCTCGCGAGCGCAGGTCGGTTGCTGGCTGCACGTGCCACCCGTCCACTGACAGATGGGTCCAGACTCTGGGCCCTATACGAGTCATCCAACCATTGCTGCAGCCCAGTGGCTTGTGGGGCCACAGAGGGTGGAAGGACCAGGCACGGTCGAGTTCGAGTCCGACGTGAACACGACCATGGTAGAGTTCCGAACCAACCCAGGTCACCTCAGTGACTGCGTTGAGTGCTGCATCGACATCAAGGGCAAGGTTGCCGAGGCCTCGTGCTGTTCCGGCAGGGCGAGCTACTGCACCGGGGGTATTGTCTCAATAATTTTGCTTTTAAGCCGGGGGTATTTTGCTTTTAAACTGGAGATGTCTCTCATATGAAGAGTGAACAACACTTTTGCACCATATAATTCAACATATATCTGAAGATAAAGGATAAACCtgtcaatttgaaaaataaatcgATTAGTAAGTGTTAATTAAGTGATCATATATTGTAAAAATTGGTGAACATTGTGAGAAGACATACCACATTGCCTAATTCAGCCGCATCCTCTTGCCCTTCTTCAGATAGATCAGCATTTGCACTTTGATAGGTACTTGGGCCCAAGCCACTTAGACGAATTGCTACTAAAGAGGCTCTTCAAATCTGCATAGTCACTAAACTAACTAGCTAGTAATCCATTTGTCTACTCAATTTCTAAAAGAATAAATCCATAATCCATTTTGACCTAAACTTTTGTAACGCTTCTTGCACCCTAGGGTAGGGGCGGCTATGCGGCTCATGCCCATTCTCGCCGGTGTCGTAGATGGAGCTCCTAGTGCTAATCCCTTTCCTCAAACTCGTTGAGCACCGACATTCACCATCACTTCTCCTCAGCCACTCCCTGCTCCAGCGCGCCCACATCCGCCCCCGCCCCTAGATTTTGCTAGAACACGCCTGTGCATAGTGCCAGACCCTGATGCTCCACCTCCCCCTCCCACCACACTGCTCGCTAGAGCTGGATAGCTGGTCTCGAGCGGTGGCGTGGTGCTAGGGCTAGCTTCAGAGTTCAGTTGCATTGGGGAAGAGTGCCAACTGTCAAATGTCAAGATACATACCATGATGGATAAAATTCTTGATATGGCGATAGATAAAATGTTGCATGGATGTGCAGATAGGGTGTTGGTTGAGGAGGATGAAGTCATAGTGGAGGATGATGATTTGGATGTGGAGGTAGAGAAGAAGTGTTGGAGGAGGAGTGGTCCCTCCCTAACAATGTTGTTTTGCAGGAAGTGGTGGAAGCCGGAAAAGAAGACAAATAGCTCGTAAAGATAAACTTAGTGTTTAATGGTTTCACCGGCGAGCCTACGGAGGCAAAGGACGTAATTTCTATGAAGCTCACCGTTGGGAGCAAGACGGTCCCTACGGCCTTCTCATCGCTGACGTGCAAGGTAACTACAATATTTTATTAAGCCGTGATTGGATTCATACAAATCGTTATGTACCTTCTAGTTTGCACCAATTCTTGATTCAATGGGTAGACAATGAAATAGAGGTTGTACATGCGGATACATCGGCTTTTGTTGCTTTGTCCGATGCTTCGGTAGATTGGCAACATGGGAATGTACAGTGTCTCTCTGGCCAAGATCTTTCGGgatatgattttcttagtgttactAGAGATGGTTTTGTACCCGTGTCTGTACAACCGATTTCTTCATCTCGGCTTAGCAATGTAATTTTTAAAATGaataaacaaagtaatttaGAATGGTTGCAACAGCGTGTGGAGCAATATCGGTTTAAAAAGAACAATATTTGTGAgactattgatgattttgatgagataGAAAAGCTAGGACAAGGTTTTTTTGTCAGCCGATCCATTAGAAGACGTAATATAGGAGATGTTACTGTTCCTAGGCCGACATTTGTGAATAAAAATATACGTGATGTTCAAAAAGACGAAATGATTGCATTACTCAAAGAATATATCAATTGTTTCgcttgggagtatcatgagatgccGGGACTTAGCTGTGAGCTTGTAGATCATTGACTTCTCATAAGTCGAGTTTTAGACCTCACAAACAACCGGCTAGAAAGTTTAATCCTAATATGTATGGgcgaatcaaagaagaaataagctGGTTGCTTGCCGTGGGGTTTATTCGTCCTTGTAGATATGTTGAATGGATATCAAATATTGTCCtggttgagaagaaaaatagtggtAAGTTAagagtatgcattgattttagagatttaaataaagctacttcTAAAGATGAATATTCTATACCTATCGCTGATATGTTGATTAATAATGCTTCGAGTCATAGAGttattagttttttggatggtaatgcggattataatcaaattttcatgaccgaagaagatatgtctaaaacggcTTTCCGTTGCCCgagttttgttggtttatttgaattggttgttatgacatttggtttaaagaatgACGATGCTATTTATTAGAGAgatatgaatttgatctttcatgatttgcttggagTTATCTTGGAGAtttatatcgatgatattgttATCAAATCGGATACTATGGAtagtgtaacaccctgtgtttagcatattgtataattacagaattagctccaaattGAAACTTTTTGAGGATAATTAAGTAAGCAAGTACATGTATGGGGATGTGTATGTATACCAGTACATACACCTTCATACATGTTGGAGGTATTGAGTTGACTAGTTGTTCCAAAGTTTACCAGTGCAATTTCTAGCATGATCACTGCATTAGGTTGACTGTCATGCATTGTTGGATTTTTttgattctttgtgtggaggtttgaattgaatgtctcccaattcaaacctactcttagactCTGATCAGCTTAAATCAaattatctccaagctcagagatccagattaaatcaacttcaaataaataattgaagttgatcttaatccaaagtcaagttccaaattcaaatttccaatttgaattattccaaagatatgtttgattctctttctctttttctctctttctttttctcctccaaattctcagtgggccggtttcctttttcccctctctttttatCCGGCCCAACtggtcttctttcttcttctttttagcaCGGGCTAGCTGCCGGCCCGTTCGGCCGCTTCCTTCCCCGCGTGGGCCGCCATCGCCTTCCCGGCCCACTCGGCCGCACGTCAGCGCGCCGGGCGCGCCCGCGCGCGAGTTCGCTCCGGGCCGTCCACTGATGCCGCGTGTCGCCCATCCACCCGCGCCACACCCCTCTTCCCTCTTCCCCCCTCCCTTCTCTTCCCGCCAGCACTGTAGGCCACGTCGCCGGTCGCCGCTCTTCGCGGGACAGCTCCGCCCCGAGCCCatgcctctcccttctctctgccCCTGCCCCGGCCACTGCGCTGGCGCCGCAGTACGCGTGCTTGCGGTAGCCTGCCGCGCGTCGGCCGGCCacaggccaccgccgccgcgtcgcaCGCCTCGCTGCGCTCCACCTCGCCTCCGTCGACCCACGGTGGACACCCACGCCCGCTTGCGTGTCCCTCGCCCTCGTCTTA
The nucleotide sequence above comes from Phragmites australis chromosome 4, lpPhrAust1.1, whole genome shotgun sequence. Encoded proteins:
- the LOC133914488 gene encoding uncharacterized protein LOC133914488 isoform X1; the encoded protein is MEFFPDGDYVRLRSSVRGMYLHADEDGAGVSLSPRRAARATLNAAWRVERIVRDGTTYVLLQGAAYGRYLAASFAPAPPGHLGQRVHARDHDVPEVDAIRWKAVRAEDGDEDDIVLRHVTNRLLRANGRYRPWYTGVTVDDYANLCTMMHWVVEAIPLRPPPLLLPPFLQNQGGHGGLFWRRAEPVVEWRRIIRFVRADDLGNFNPLGWATFQFNGRSVFLLRSELGHRLNAAFIFTITVCVKPGFYGRLTPLLGNLPCSEEPMDIFVLNTGSQAAEELRYPDVDAP
- the LOC133914488 gene encoding uncharacterized protein LOC133914488 isoform X2, which translates into the protein MEFFPDGDYVRLRSSVRGMYLHADEDGAGVSLSPRRAARATLNAAWRVERIVRDGTTYVLLQGAAYGRYLAASFAPAPPGHLGQRVHARDHDVPEVDAIRWKAVRAEDGDEDDIVLRHVTNRLLRANGRYRPWYTGVTVDDYANLCTMMHWVVEAIPLRPPPLLLPPFLNQGGHGGLFWRRAEPVVEWRRIIRFVRADDLGNFNPLGWATFQFNGRSVFLLRSELGHRLNAAFIFTITVCVKPGFYGRLTPLLGNLPCSEEPMDIFVLNTGSQAAEELRYPDVDAP